From Bactrocera oleae isolate idBacOlea1 chromosome 4, idBacOlea1, whole genome shotgun sequence:
ACGAAGCGTTTCGAGCCTAGCACGAATTTGTTAAGGCGGTTAATATCAATCCCAGCCACTTCACTGGGTTCGTTGGAGATGTATATAGCAAGATATTTCATTCGCAGTCTGGAAAAACTTGGCAATAGCGCAGAAAGTGACAAGCTGACCTTCACCTCGCTTTCatccatacagctttggcaaaAAGCGTTCGACAAaatattggacagtgtccagtcagAAAACCTCCAAATGCGGTGAGACTGATTTGGTAAGAGCTCTTACGTTTAAGTCTGGGTCAAAAGGATCTCTCAGCTGCACATGTTCGGGTTGTTGAACAGCGCTTGCCGAGCTTAAGGGACGAACATAGTTTCAGCGCTAGAACGCAAAAAGACAGCAGAGTACCTACTGactattaaatatttcactttccaaAATTACAGAGTCACCGGTACACATTTTACGAGCAATACTTTGACTTGAAGcgttaaatcaaaaaaattaaatttgtaaaaaattaataaatgcatGGAAATATATTTTGGTGAAATATTAACTACAAAACTCATCGAAAATCTGGAAGAAGAGCGATCGTACTGAAAGCCAAAGCTGTTAGACTGATCCTAATCCTCTCTTATTGCTATAAATTTAGTTGTATGCAGTATGAGAAGTCAACGTTAGGAAAACGTTTTCGGCACTATCCCGTTAGGCACCCTGTTAATTAAACCATCTTCGTATAACATTTCCTATGCAAAAAGAAACCAACGGAGCTAAAGTGCAAActcagtaaaaaaatattaagcactccaaaattcaaatataaagtGATGAAAGGCGTCAGCAATCCTTTAATTCAAATTACAATTTGCATTCACTACCCCAGCCAATTCTTTTTATGTAGCATATTTTTGGCAGTCATCAACACTTCTTTAAATTGCAGAATAAGTTACCGCCacgttttcaaaacttttactgcAACAAATCAGTGATGCAGACGACGAAAGCGAGGAAAGtgcaaaacaataaacaaacaaatgcaaACACAAACAGAAACTGCCAGCAAGAGAAAATAAAAGGGATAAACATAAATAAGGGaaaaagtaaggaaaaataatcaaattcacTTTATACCaagtatatgatatatatgtaaatgaataacaagggcaaaaaatataaagaaaataaattagggCAAAATGAGAAAAGTAGCTACGGGGAAGTGCCCAAATTCCGCCTTAAGGAAGTAGCCACTTCGAATATTCATTTGAAGTACCCTAAAACTATGCAACACCcagcaataattttaaacaaataacgGAAAAAGTAATTTTAGTAACCGAAAAAATACTAAAGTCAATGTGCTAGAGCGAGTGATGTGATATGCGCCAATACCTTTTATACTCGCATTATTCCTTTGTATGAGAATGTGTATGGTAAATACTCGACTAAAGTAGGGCAAAAGTTGCTAAATCATAAGATGGACTCACTTCGAGGGCATACTTGTGAAATAGCAACGGATTTTGTTATTTCAGTAGTGACTGAATCAGGATGATAAGCGAAGCAGACGGAAATCGTAGATGCAAATGAAAGCTCGAAATGAAAACTCGCCAATTCGAAGCAAAGTTTCAGCTAATGGAGCATGTACATCGTACAAACAaccgtgtatatatgtatatataaatatatgtaagtactttGAAAGTCTTATTATTTCAggagaaattttatttcaagtcACTTAAACTTATGGCGTTGTAAATGTctactattttattaaaaatcacctATTTGCAACAAAAGATTATAAAAATGGTCGGCAGCTGGTGCAAGAtacttcaatatttttcaactaaccataaatcaaaatacatacataacatatgtttctaaaaaaatatgatcaaaccaaaaaaaattaacgtaTTTTCTCTTCTAAAATACCTTTCAATCCTCTCTCTCCTGGTGGTCCCTGAGCTCCCTTCGGTCCAGCTGCACCATCTTTGCCGTCCTTGCCATTTAGTCCATCTCGACCATCCAAGCCGGGTAAGCCATCTTTACCGGGTATGCCGTCGGCACCAGCACGCCCAGGTACACCATCCAAACCGGGCTCACCCGGCACACCATCACGTCCATCGAGACCGGCACGACCGGGTATGCCAATATCACCTTTCGGTCCACGTGGTCCAATCGGACCATTCGCACCATCGACTCCCCTCGGACCTGGTAGACCAACATCGCCGCGATTACCCTTCGGTCCAGGAATTCCGGGCAGCCCTGGTGATCCTGTCGTACCTTTGGGACCGACTGGACCCGGAGGACCTTGAGGCGCAGGCGGACAATAGTCTTGGGTACCTTTGCAGAAACCAGTTATGATTTTTTCCTGATGAAAGAGCAAATTTACCctattattttcatatctaCAAATATCGCTTaacatgtaaataaatttaaaacattcgCCTTTTAACTGTTGATACTATCACTTACCGGTACTCGACAGTAGGTATTTAAGTAAATCCACTCGTCACCGCCGGGCGCAGCTCCTTTCAGTCCTGTACGTTTGCGTATTTCCTTATCCTGCTCTTCCAGCACTTTGCGGTGATCCGGGTTGAAAAATTCGATAAAGGGATCAGCTAAAGAGAAATAACCAAAACAATAAGTGAGCTCAACGAGACTTTAAAGCAAGTAAAGGCGATGATACAGTATTCAGTACAAATGCCGGAAGCAAAAAAGGTGTAAATAAAAAAGCACAGGAATCAAACCAGACTCACGGCGGCAAAAGAGCGAAGTACCAAAGTGTGTGTACTAAAGCACCGGAATCGGGAAAATTAAGCAGCAAAAAAGAGCTCAGCAATAAAATTGCGAACTGAAACTCAGCTCCAGCCTGATAATATGGAATATATCAAGCACTTGATGACACAGAATTATTGCTGAGTGGATAATTTCGATGCCAAGAAGATTAATGAGTTTTCCCTTCATGAAATCACGTTGAACTATTTGTTGGCAATGGAAATTTCACCAGTTTACTTTAAGGGTATATAAAGTAGAAGAAAATCGAACTGATAAGGTAAAGGTAAAAGTGCAGTAAATAGCATACCTTCACACGTGCTGATTAAGCAGTAAAGTCAGAGAAATATATTCTGAAACAATACGCGTTTAAGATAGAGATTAAGCgtctatacatataaatacagtgtatgagtataaataataagtttgtTTAAGTTCTAGCACAATAACTTAACgctaatttttcataaaataggTAGAATGTTAGGTCAATATAGAGTAATGCATAAGCTTAAGAGCGATAGAAATTTCAATTAGTGGCCGCTATAAAATGTTCAAGATTTCTTACTAATGTGACTGTGGAACTGTGTCgataaaaaaaacgtttaatacATCACGGCCATACAATTCAAAGTCCACACCTTTAACGAAATTAAACTAAGTTGGCAATATTATGTGTTTCATATTTAGATGCATTTAAACTTAATGATTCGAGGTGTGTTTTACACCACTGGGATTGTTGAAGGGTTTGTGCCAcattgcgtatacgtaacttgcATAAGTATTAAAGTGAGAAGATTACATTATTTCTGACTGCCACCATAAATTAACTCTTACATAGGCAGAAGGTGCTACACGCTTGCAACGTATTCACGCTTAGAGCACGGATTTTGCAGTAAGTCTTATTATATGACTTTTAAGTTAATTAGATAGTATATTCTAGACATCATTGAATTTtcttaatagaaaataaaaacaaacagtaGCACGCAAAAAAATGCTGTTAAATAAATAACGCTCCACTAAGAAAAATACCCATAAATAACGGCAGGTGGAGCAAgcgtgaataaaataaataaataaataacatttttcatttgcaTAGCGCTTTGATTCTCTTGAGCGCCTAACTATCAAGCACACACTTTCTTCACGCTTTTAGCAAACTTACATTGCATAGAAGCCGGCGCCGAAGTAATATCACGACGTACTCTTCTTGCCACGCGACTCGCGCTTCCCTGCACCGCAACGGTTTCTGCGTCATTCGCGGCTGTTAGGGTGTCTGCAACGTGTCTGACATGTCCAACATATTTGCGCTCATTTCTCACCAGCGTTCCATCGTCAGCTAACATCGTTGCTGGCTTTTTTTCTGCCGTCGCTCGAATCGCGCTGCAGAAGGaaacagtaaaaaattatataaaataactttACATAAAAGCATATAAAACGTTTTTAGAAGTTTCAGTAGTTCAGTTATAGCCGCCGCTGCGAATGGTGTGACAAATTCTGCGCATAAGAAAGTGACATTTGAAAATTAAGATAACAATTTCGTTCGATTACAACTTAAATGTTTTGGAAACTTGCAGAGGAATTCAATTAAGATTTCGAAAGCACTAGAGTGGTCAAAATTTTTAAGGGTTTCAAACAACTTGAATGCATGAAAAGTTCAGtatatgattttaatattaattttacctAAATCCTATTTTCTATAATCtaattttatattgtaatagttacattttcgatttttttttttttgcatatcacCCACAGTATGTCCTACGCTTTGAACTGTCGCTTAAAAGTTTTATCAAATCCCTTTATCATCAACTTTCAGCACATTAATTAACCTCCGCCATAAGCTGTGTGCTGAAAATTACTTGTTCTTTCAATTATCATTCCAGCAATTGCTTTCATTTCAAAGCATTTAATTTAGAACTCcaacaaatttattcaaaaacatttgctgacataaatattcaattaaatccAAATGAGCGTTTGCTTCTACCGAGAATTCGCCTATAGCCGCCAGTAATAACACCGGCAAGAATGTTGAATTTAGAGACGCTCGTCACTGCTTTAGCTGTGTGTGGCACAGTGTGTGGTATATGCATGGTGAATGTTGTGTCATTCATATTCCATAAAATGTGGAAGAGAGGTGTCACCTTGAACTTGGCATACTCAAAGAACAACACGCACTTTCGGCTatttttagatatatgtatgtgtggaggATTTTATACTATGCAAATAGTTTTAAGGTTATTGCGATAGCGCTCGCCCCTCAAACTCTCTTCTAAGGAGCTGAAAGGGAGCAGGGTACTAACGACACGGCATATTAGATAATATATTAATAGCACAATTAATATATGGCACATTATAACAATACAAAGACTATTTAGCTAGGTTCACTTattgaataattaatttataaataaaaaactcatttcaaagtttttgaaaatcgCAGAAATACTATTAAGAGTAAATAAATACAGAAAGTGGTGCTCTTAACTAACTTggattcaaaacattttgaaaagaactttaattattttttgcccACACTTTATGGAAGCGAGGAGAGAAACGCTTCACACAGTACATAAAATACGAAACGTTTTTAAACTGCCAGACAATTTCAGCACTATTTTACACcgacaaaattaataatttggcCGTATGTTCCCAGACgcacaaaataattacttaaatcagTAAAACCATAATCATAAACTCAGTAATTGAGCTATATAGACTGCAAAAAATgccgaaattaattttgataataacattttactaaattaaacagTTTACTCAATATAACttaattataccttagccacagcaaagCGTGGTCGGGGTCTCCTAGTACTTTTGGTAAAAcgcatttaaatataaatgctAAAAAGTGAACATAAGGCATGTTTCTATATATGTCTACATTAGCGATATGCcgaaaataaatcgatttttcaaACTAGTCCACTTCTGGACCAGAAGTCCAGTGGAATTTACTTTTCTGATggctatttttttatatttgtaatattaagCTTTGAACTGACGTCACTCTAAATGATTCTTACAATGGGTTCTGGTAAGGCTCGAAGGAAAGGTATAAATTGTTTTGCTGCTTTTTACCAGCATTAATTTTCCATTTGCCACCCACTATATTGATAGCATTTTAATAAGCCATTAATAGCCCCAAAGACAACCAACGTCACCATTGGTGCAGCACCTGTCATGAGTAAAAATCAAATTAGTCACGCTCAAATATCTCCCACGAACTACCCGACAGAAGCCTCAAACACCACAGCTGGCGAACTGCGCTAAGTAGGCGTTTGTTGAGTGTGGCAAATGCAATTAATCATCGCCTGCAGAATAAACTCACCAGGGCAGCAGTGAGCGTTAAATTCTGTGGTGTTCCAGTTCACTACTTACCGTTGCTGGTAGCTATGGATCGGCTCAGCTGCACCGTATGCGACATTGTGTCCTCTTGTTGCCTGCTCTTTTTGTTTTCCCTCTCGCTGGTCCAGTACTTGCGACACTATGCCACGCAGTACATGCTCCGATGCGAGCAATTCACGTTGAAATTGCTCGCGGAACACAACCAAATTTAAATTCGTGTCTGTCGGCGTCATCGCCATTGGCATTTTGCTATTGATTCTCGCACTATTATTGCTGCCGACGGAGTGCAGATGCGAGTAGAAGAGCACCGACAGAGTGGCCACGGCCAGAGCGAGCGTGCCTAGGCACATATACACCGCATACAATGAAGTGGGTGGCGGCGCATGTAGCGTTGACGTTGAAGGCGTGCGCGGGTTAAACTTGGGTGTGAAGGTAGGTGCTGTCGCCATTGCAGAACTGTATACACTTTTATTCACACAATCGCATTCACAGCAGCAGCCAGAGTGGGACGTTGAAAGCGTGGAGGCCTTCGAATGTAGCTGGCGGCATTCAACATTTAAAAGCGCGTGTTGGCATTTTTTACATTTCGCCGTCGATTGCAATTCCTCTGCCGCGagttttgttgcaattttggTTTTCTCAGCTGTGGCAGTTATTGTCGTGCTGTTGGCTACAAAATCGAGCAACATATCGTCAATGAGATTGGCCGTCGAACTGGACGTTGAGCTAGCGGTCGATGCTGTTGCATCAACTAACGATAGCGGTGCCGGTGGTGTTGCTGGTATTGTCGCCGCTGCTTTCATCTCTGCTTCCGCTTGTATTCCACCTTTCGGCATTGTTACATTGCCACCGTGTATAGCCTCTGCCCCGTTGTCAGCAACTTTAGTAACAACTGCAGCCGCCGCGCGCCTTTTGTTCTCCTTTTTGCGTCTTTTGGCTGCTTGCCCATTCATTTGATTTATTGCCAGAAACATTTTCGCGAACTAAATTCGTTTTCCAGCTTCGACACAATTCgttcaatttttattgtaatgcttttgttgttgttttatggcTTGACTTTGGAAGGTGCGCTGTTGCCGCAGTTTAACTTTGTGGCACTTTTTCAGTCTCGTTTTGATTTGCTTTTTCGAAGCGATCGGTGAAAGAATTTTTGCAAAGgtaaataaactgaaaataaatagtataattttagtaaaaatatctcatatatatataaaaatattctattgGCAAGCATTATATAACTATACAGTTATTTAAACTAACAGAATTTCTATTTAGcacaaacttttaatttttctatttatatttatcgTATAGATTAATCATCTAAATCTATCGCATTTAATTcacttgcaagttgcaaaaaacccactttttgtgaatttttttgaaaagaaattttatttaaaatataattaagaaaaataaaatagaattgcAGAATGATGGCTTCccaaaaaaattcgttttttgtgaaaatatttacactccGTTACGGCTTAACAAATCAAAAATGTAATGAACAATCTTAAGCGGAAACAACGCCTTAAATGAAACTGTGCAAATGCAAATTTAGAACCGTAGAGACATCATTCAGATCTTCTAACATAAAGTAAACAATGATACATCAATTAAGATCGTGATAACttcaattaattaacataaaagtaATTATACATGGAATGTAGATGTCTCAAATGCATCGTTTAAGGTTAGATTCTACTGTCAGTGGAGTTAGAGAGAAGAAAAACTAACTGAAAAACGCCTTTAAGCTCTCATCACCTGCAGCTGCAAGTGCGCAGCAACATAGAGAACTCATGTTGCCAACAAGCTGTATCATGGCTGCCTTTGACAGGCGCCAAAGGCTGAATGTAACAAAACAGCTAACTAAGTAAGCAAATGAAttcatgtaattttattttctgttgCCAATAGAAGCGAATCTATTAATTTTGAAACACGTGGCATGTGGCACAACAATTGCAGTCATTGCAACAGTGTGTTGACGACAACAGAGACAGAGTGGTAAATCTAGTCAGCTAGTGTTGTTAGCCCTTTTTGAGTTctcattttaaattcaattatacACTTACATCTTTAGGTACTTGTATATCTAAGATTTTCTTTcgttaataaatgtttattctCGTCAGTGGAGTACGTGTTACCATATTGTAAAAATTCATGATtggtttataataattaaataattcaagTTCGTTACATAAGTTACATTTTGGTAATAAAGCCATGGAGTGTGGAAAAGCTAAATGTagtaaaaatgcatttaaagcaGAGAACTTCCGCAAAGACGAAAAGATTGTCGCTGATTAAATACACGGcggtgaataaaaataatatctcagatttttataaaattttactttctgttTGCACATTTAAACCACTAGCATTTGCGTGCCATTTCTGCGGAAGGCTTCACACTTCCGTAGAAGTTGCGCCTTGGGCATCGTTAGCGTAGCTAAATCAAGCGTGTTACATATGTGCTCCCACCCTTCACTCACGAGTTGCTGTGGATATGTGTGTGGCTGCTGTGGTGCTTGGGCGGCTGAGACCACGCTGTTTCGAACGCTTACAGTAATAGGATTGAAAGGCGAAAGTGTTAGGGTGTCACCAAGTAAATCGATGCCATTGAGAACTTGATCAACTAGAAATGAACTATTCAGGCGAGCATTAGTGATGTAAACtcacattttgttattgcaatcgTTAGCGGAACTCGGATTTGTGCTTTCACTTATTTATATGTTGGTTTGGACCAGGACTCACAATTTAGATGAggaatagtaaataaaatataaataaacactcTTTGAATATTCTCTTACCTTCGGCCTTAGTTGTAAATAAGCAGACTATATATTGAATCAAatacagtatgtatgtatatcaacaaACTGAAAAAATGGTATGGTGTCTTGCTTTTGCACCATAAAAGTTTTTAGAGAAGCCCCATCCTACACCCACGCTGCCAAAATATTGGCTTGAAACAAAATATTGGCAAAGTAACAATTCTCGTATACATCAACCACTTATTCCCACCATCAGCATTTTCGGAAACCGTTTGTTAGTTGTACATAATAAgctcaaaatattattaacaaaattaagttttctttcatttatattttgcacACCCAATTAATCGACCAAAAGGAAGAGAACTTCAGCCTTAAATAAACGCTAACAATATTTACGAATTTTGAGCGCCGCGGTCTTGCCGTTGTTTTTTCCAATTTCAGTGGAGGTGCTCCTGCCGATAAGCCGATGCCATAATTCATCAGTCCGAACTCAGTTTGTCTTTCACCAACAAATAACAACACCGGCAATACCTTTCGTCTCGCATTATTGCCATGCTGTGCATAACAATGCGGTTTGCCAACGATTCATTATTAAgatctttaatataaaatatttctttacatcACTGGGTATGGCAGTTTCCTTTTCGCACGAAATTCTCATCATCCCCTTGTGAATGAATGCTGCGGCTTTATGGAcattaaatatgaatatatatatatataataatataataatatatatatatatcggaaTGGTATGTGCGTTCACAGTCAGCTTTAATAGCAATGGTACACGGAAATTCAATGCGAATTATAATACAGCATTTGTTTTCCTATATATaatgtattgtataaatattatggGGATGCATTGCGGTGAATTTAGCCCTATTCGTTGGtactttgaaactatttatttaCATCAATTGTAATTCTAgttatatattgttattttatattcctGTATACTGTACTTGCTTATGCATGCTCCTTTATAAATTCAACGCAATTTGCTCCTAAGATTGCCAAAAGATATACACAACCAAATGACGTACAATTTCTCAATATTCGAAATTTCACACCCGCATGTGACGCTATCGCAGAAAACGCTCACGCAAACGGTTTAATCGGTGATAATCGAATAAATCGTTTGATTGATTATTCAGATTTTTTATTGATGACAGCGACCA
This genomic window contains:
- the LOC106616261 gene encoding uncharacterized protein — encoded protein: MFLAINQMNGQAAKRRKKENKRRAAAAVVTKVADNGAEAIHGGNVTMPKGGIQAEAEMKAAATIPATPPAPLSLVDATASTASSTSSSTANLIDDMLLDFVANSTTITATAEKTKIATKLAAEELQSTAKCKKCQHALLNVECRQLHSKASTLSTSHSGCCCECDCVNKSVYSSAMATAPTFTPKFNPRTPSTSTLHAPPPTSLYAVYMCLGTLALAVATLSVLFYSHLHSVGSNNSARINSKMPMAMTPTDTNLNLVVFREQFQRELLASEHVLRGIVSQVLDQREGKQKEQATRGHNVAYGAAEPIHSYQQRAIRATAEKKPATMLADDGTLVRNERKYVGHVRHVADTLTAANDAETVAVQGSASRVARRVRRDITSAPASMQSDPFIEFFNPDHRKVLEEQDKEIRKRTGLKGAAPGGDEWIYLNTYCRVPEKIITGFCKGTQDYCPPAPQGPPGPVGPKGTTGSPGLPGIPGPKGNRGDVGLPGPRGVDGANGPIGPRGPKGDIGIPGRAGLDGRDGVPGEPGLDGVPGRAGADGIPGKDGLPGLDGRDGLNGKDGKDGAAGPKGAQGPPGERGLKGIAGPRGRPGKSGKDGTPGIPGINAWKVQLLNGSFSNDLLIPPSIADLNAPHIERFVIVEEGKTLNLSCAASGNPMPHIEWRRDDGRTININGVEMSSVSGPYLKFTNITRHQMAAYTCYADNGLVPVANATFLIQVHFSPMIAVYRQMIYAEYGQSATLECMVEAFPEAIKYWERAYDGKTLDPGDKYQIETYTDSFKTTMRLTITNLRKDDFGYYYCVARNEMNATMVNFEIAPQDPNSEIPYVGKEIKFYGQRPPESECPMCEQCPDPSLYQCKDSINSNFEIQATGNYSYPGLPKRQKSWLLYAVGKPVFHKSVNEMYGCWLKDPVSSADIDHEKTYVTEENDTHNLYEYPTKLKYRMNLSPRRKYNIPEGFQGNAHVVYNGSFYYNQFNTDLVVKLDLATMKKIITPLPYAGTAVGNRLYSTDHNYMDFNVDEVGLWVIYSTYDSNNTLVAKLDADTLKMQYNFNITLDHRKFGEMFIVCGHLYAIDSCTETNSHIRYVVDLYNGKLLNVDLPFSNPFRKTTTVGYNPLTVELYSWDKGNALTYPIRYREPSLISDRT